Proteins encoded by one window of Kribbella flavida DSM 17836:
- a CDS encoding FecCD family ABC transporter permease → MLPVDTVRPAPGAETGPGRGDRQALIVAGLSVVLMVSVLLAMGFGAIRVPYGDSLRYLWAGLTGGVIDGSEVTAYSVIWDVRAPRVLLAAVVGAGLSGVGVAVQVMVRNALADPFVLGVSSGASVGASAVVVFGLFAGLGIYALSFAAFLGALIASVLVYAAARSGAGLSPLRLVLTGVAMAYGFQAAMSLVVFLSPQGEAARTVLFWLLGSLGSATWASLPLATISVGAGSVLLWRWSRQLDVLALGDETAASLGTPAETLRRKLFALTAVVTGVLVAVSGAIGFVGLVLPHLARMLVGAGHRRVLVVAPLAGAVFMVWVDVACRTVVAPQELPIGVVTALIGVPVFVVLLQRRGYLFGGR, encoded by the coding sequence GTGTTACCAGTGGATACCGTTCGGCCCGCTCCCGGTGCGGAGACCGGACCAGGCCGGGGCGACCGGCAGGCCCTGATCGTGGCCGGGCTGTCGGTCGTCCTGATGGTGTCCGTGCTGCTGGCGATGGGATTCGGCGCGATACGGGTCCCGTACGGGGACTCGCTGCGATACCTGTGGGCGGGGCTCACCGGCGGCGTGATCGACGGCTCGGAGGTGACGGCGTACTCGGTGATCTGGGACGTCCGCGCGCCGCGGGTGCTGCTCGCGGCCGTGGTCGGGGCGGGATTGTCCGGCGTCGGGGTCGCGGTGCAGGTGATGGTCCGCAACGCCTTGGCCGATCCCTTCGTCCTGGGTGTCTCCTCGGGGGCGTCGGTCGGGGCGAGCGCGGTCGTGGTGTTCGGGCTGTTCGCCGGTCTCGGCATCTACGCGTTGTCGTTCGCCGCCTTTCTCGGCGCGCTGATCGCGTCCGTGCTCGTGTACGCCGCGGCGCGGTCCGGTGCCGGGTTGAGTCCGCTGCGGCTCGTGCTGACCGGCGTTGCGATGGCCTACGGTTTCCAGGCCGCGATGAGTCTGGTGGTCTTCCTGTCCCCGCAGGGCGAGGCGGCGCGCACGGTGCTGTTCTGGCTGCTCGGCAGTCTGGGGTCGGCCACCTGGGCATCTTTGCCGCTGGCAACGATTTCGGTCGGTGCCGGGTCGGTGCTGCTGTGGCGGTGGAGCCGTCAGCTGGACGTCCTGGCGCTCGGCGACGAAACGGCGGCCAGCCTCGGTACGCCGGCCGAAACCCTTCGCCGCAAGCTGTTCGCCCTGACCGCGGTGGTCACCGGGGTCTTGGTCGCGGTGAGCGGTGCGATCGGTTTCGTCGGACTGGTCCTGCCGCACCTGGCCCGGATGCTGGTCGGCGCGGGACATCGCCGTGTGCTGGTGGTCGCGCCGTTGGCCGGTGCGGTGTTCATGGTCTGGGTCGACGTGGCCTGCCGGACCGTGGTCGCTCCGCAGGAGTTGCCGATCGGGGTGGTGACCGCGCTGATCGGCGTACCGGTGTTCGTCGTGCTGCTGCAGCGGCGCGGGTACCTGTTCGGAGGCCGCTGA
- a CDS encoding ABC transporter ATP-binding protein has product MEVALTGVTVEVAGRALVDRLELTAVAGEVVGVVGPNGSGKSTALRCVYRALRPTAGAVLLDGADLAGIGLRESARHIAAMTQDQQTDLDFTVTEIVQLGRTPHLRGNRALGRSDLEICRAAMEQTGVDRLADRSVLTLSGGERQRVALARALAQQPSVLVLDEPTNHLDLRHQAELLRLLQTTELTVLVALHDLNLAAAVCDRLAVLDNGRIVAVGTPDTVLTPELLRDVFGVAMTVVAHPTTGVPQLLHDLAPTISEAHS; this is encoded by the coding sequence ATGGAGGTCGCACTGACCGGCGTCACCGTCGAGGTCGCCGGCCGCGCACTTGTCGACCGGCTGGAGCTGACCGCGGTGGCCGGCGAGGTCGTCGGCGTGGTCGGGCCGAACGGCAGCGGCAAGTCGACCGCCCTGCGCTGCGTCTACCGGGCGCTGCGGCCGACCGCCGGAGCCGTCCTGCTCGACGGGGCGGACCTGGCCGGCATCGGCCTGCGGGAGAGCGCGCGCCACATCGCCGCGATGACCCAGGACCAGCAGACCGACCTGGACTTCACCGTCACCGAGATCGTGCAACTCGGCCGTACTCCGCACCTGCGCGGCAACCGCGCCCTCGGTCGGAGCGATCTGGAGATCTGCCGCGCCGCCATGGAGCAGACGGGCGTCGACCGGCTCGCGGATCGCTCGGTGCTGACCTTGTCCGGCGGGGAGCGGCAACGGGTTGCGCTGGCCCGGGCGCTGGCCCAGCAACCGTCCGTCCTGGTGCTCGACGAACCGACCAACCACCTCGACCTGCGGCATCAGGCCGAGCTGCTGCGCCTCCTGCAGACGACCGAGCTGACTGTGCTGGTCGCTCTGCACGATCTCAACCTCGCGGCCGCGGTGTGCGACCGGCTGGCCGTGCTCGACAACGGCCGGATCGTTGCCGTCGGCACCCCGGACACGGTCCTCACCCCGGAACTGCTGCGCGACGTGTTCGGCGTCGCGATGACGGTCGTGGCGCACCCCACGACCGGCGTACCGCAACTGCTGCACGATCTCGCTCCCACCATCTCGGAGGCCCACTCATGA
- a CDS encoding sensor histidine kinase, whose protein sequence is MIDSFRMTPRAADVLLAVGVTVVISIAVSAGQGSSGPVDPLAYLWAAGLGLLMVVRRTMPLAVLLLTALGYFTYYTAGFPAIGVAVPIAAAVYSATEAGYLRAAILTSVLVLAVSTTFRLLIGQPVGYVVGYELVGHTALIASVVALGSSVRAHRALREKTDQVARLTEHQTLLSAEARAREERLRLARELHDSIGHALAVASLHTNVAREAPNAEARSQALHLVRQSTSEAMTQLRSTVALLRSSAPAAAPAASLDQLPQLLRAPRAAGYTVEFDLADGASASPDIEAAAFRVVQEAVTNTLRHADADHLGVRLRVDDEDRLHVLVRDNGKAARPPTYSPGHGLAGMRERVEAAGGSLTVRAAADGWYVEAKLPRKAPDSREDQP, encoded by the coding sequence GTGATCGACTCGTTCCGGATGACGCCGCGGGCGGCGGACGTGCTGCTGGCTGTCGGGGTCACGGTGGTGATCTCGATCGCGGTGTCGGCCGGTCAGGGCAGTTCGGGGCCGGTCGATCCGCTGGCGTACCTGTGGGCGGCCGGGTTGGGGCTGTTGATGGTGGTCCGGCGGACGATGCCGCTGGCCGTGCTGCTGCTGACCGCGCTCGGCTACTTCACCTACTACACCGCGGGATTCCCCGCGATCGGGGTCGCGGTGCCGATCGCGGCGGCCGTGTACTCCGCGACGGAGGCCGGGTACCTGCGCGCGGCGATCCTGACGTCGGTGCTGGTGCTGGCGGTGTCGACCACGTTCCGCCTCCTGATCGGGCAGCCGGTGGGGTACGTCGTCGGGTACGAGCTGGTCGGGCACACAGCGTTGATCGCCTCGGTCGTCGCGCTCGGCTCCAGCGTCCGCGCGCACCGGGCGCTGCGGGAGAAGACCGACCAGGTGGCGCGGCTCACCGAGCACCAGACTCTGCTCAGCGCCGAGGCACGGGCCCGGGAGGAACGGCTTCGCCTGGCGCGGGAGTTGCACGACTCGATCGGCCACGCGCTGGCGGTCGCGTCCCTGCACACGAACGTGGCGCGGGAGGCTCCGAACGCCGAGGCGCGGTCGCAGGCGCTGCACCTGGTCCGGCAGTCGACCAGCGAAGCGATGACCCAGCTGCGGTCGACCGTCGCGCTGCTGCGTTCCTCGGCTCCGGCGGCGGCCCCCGCCGCGAGCCTCGACCAGCTGCCGCAGTTGCTCAGGGCACCGCGGGCCGCCGGGTACACCGTGGAGTTCGACCTGGCGGACGGAGCGAGTGCCTCGCCGGACATCGAGGCAGCCGCCTTCCGGGTCGTCCAGGAGGCGGTCACGAACACGCTCCGGCACGCCGACGCCGACCACCTCGGCGTACGGCTCCGCGTCGACGACGAGGACCGGCTGCACGTGCTGGTCCGCGACAACGGAAAGGCCGCCCGACCGCCCACGTACTCGCCGGGGCACGGTCTGGCCGGCATGCGGGAGCGGGTCGAAGCCGCCGGGGGCTCGCTCACCGTTCGGGCCGCGGCCGACGGCTGGTACGTCGAGGCGAAGCTGCCGCGCAAAGCCCCGGACTCCCGAGAGGACCAGCCATGA
- a CDS encoding GNAT family N-acetyltransferase: protein MTSDDERLLELEIDTIFGLVRPRPAGWPRLATSDVAAVFGWSPNARVLALSAAAAAVVDVALIGSFSPDSEPAVVTQVKNQLLNSAAFPSALTVDGGPCYVFPATADAPQSSLPIVVSDDAGVVAAQRFVRPDNWEVGEWRQLISGELGSWAMAVDGLEPVSICHTPTATPASAEAGVWTRMDHRGAGLAAAVAVAWWKLERLRREVVFYSTSRDNVASQSVAAKLGLQPLGWLWTVR, encoded by the coding sequence GTGACGAGTGACGACGAGCGCCTACTGGAGCTGGAGATCGACACGATCTTCGGGTTGGTCCGTCCGCGCCCGGCAGGTTGGCCGCGCCTCGCGACATCGGACGTCGCCGCGGTCTTCGGCTGGTCGCCGAACGCCCGAGTACTCGCTCTGAGCGCGGCGGCCGCCGCGGTGGTCGACGTTGCCCTCATCGGCAGCTTCTCACCGGACAGTGAACCGGCTGTGGTGACCCAGGTGAAGAACCAGTTGCTCAACAGCGCAGCGTTTCCGTCAGCGCTCACCGTGGACGGCGGTCCCTGCTACGTGTTTCCTGCTACCGCCGACGCTCCGCAGAGCAGCTTGCCGATCGTCGTGTCCGACGACGCCGGTGTTGTGGCCGCACAGCGATTTGTTCGCCCGGACAACTGGGAGGTCGGTGAGTGGCGACAGCTGATCAGCGGAGAGCTCGGATCCTGGGCGATGGCCGTGGACGGTCTGGAGCCGGTCTCGATCTGCCACACGCCCACCGCCACGCCGGCCAGCGCTGAAGCCGGTGTGTGGACCCGGATGGACCATCGAGGGGCCGGACTCGCCGCGGCAGTGGCCGTCGCCTGGTGGAAGCTCGAACGTCTGCGTCGCGAGGTCGTCTTTTACAGCACCAGCCGGGACAACGTCGCGTCCCAGTCAGTCGCCGCCAAGCTGGGTCTGCAGCCGCTCGGATGGTTGTGGACGGTGCGGTGA
- a CDS encoding phosphotransferase family protein gives MAAPAQSEQMRRLAGLLGVKLDPFSTGGESLTFGITGTELLVTIPTEPGEQDVQRQAELTRRVADRISIPVPEIVRVVAEAEAVVVRRLPGVPLIAVPTPQRAALTRSVALAVGTVLAELHTWDRDGYADLAPVDEYSPEEWRAETAELVSDLTPLLTTDQRDDVRRFLGRPAPRPAGRHVLSHNDLGIEHILVSPDAVTGVIDWNDAAITDPAYDFGLLLRDLGPEALRTALARYAHQIGGDPELLERASYYAVCALLEDLAFGHETGRVEYVAKSLHGWRWTFQAAG, from the coding sequence ATGGCCGCCCCGGCGCAGAGCGAGCAGATGCGCAGGCTCGCCGGCCTGCTCGGGGTGAAGCTCGACCCGTTCAGCACCGGCGGGGAGAGTCTCACCTTCGGCATCACCGGGACGGAGCTGCTGGTCACGATCCCCACCGAGCCCGGCGAACAGGACGTGCAGCGGCAGGCGGAGCTCACCCGGCGCGTCGCCGACCGAATCAGCATTCCCGTGCCGGAGATCGTCCGGGTGGTCGCGGAGGCCGAAGCGGTCGTCGTACGGCGTCTGCCGGGCGTGCCGCTGATCGCCGTACCGACGCCGCAACGTGCAGCGCTCACCCGTTCGGTCGCGCTGGCCGTCGGCACCGTGCTGGCGGAGCTGCACACCTGGGACCGGGACGGCTACGCGGATCTGGCGCCGGTCGACGAGTACTCGCCCGAGGAGTGGCGAGCCGAGACGGCCGAGCTCGTCTCCGACCTGACTCCGCTGCTGACCACCGACCAGCGCGACGACGTACGCCGGTTCCTCGGCCGGCCCGCGCCACGACCGGCCGGACGGCACGTTCTCAGCCACAACGATCTCGGTATCGAGCACATCCTGGTCTCGCCGGACGCGGTGACGGGAGTCATCGACTGGAACGATGCCGCGATCACCGATCCGGCGTACGACTTCGGGCTGCTGCTCCGGGACCTCGGTCCGGAGGCGCTCCGGACCGCGCTCGCCCGCTATGCGCACCAGATCGGCGGCGATCCGGAGCTGCTGGAGCGCGCGAGCTACTACGCTGTCTGCGCGCTGCTGGAAGATCTTGCCTTCGGCCACGAAACCGGGCGGGTGGAGTACGTGGCAAAGAGCCTGCACGGCTGGCGATGGACGTTCCAGGCGGCCGGCTGA
- a CDS encoding response regulator: MIRVLVVDDQDLVRAGLRLLIDNTDDLRVVGEASDGREALALAREHQPDVVLMDLQMPVMGGVETTAAIRADPLLKDTPVVVLTTFDHDADVVDAVQAGASGYLLKDLAADELRGAIRTAVTGGAPIAPKVAKLMMHRISRMPSRKVQEETLAGLTARELDILAHVGRGLSNEEIGQALFLSPETARTYVSRLLAKLGVRDRSQLVVLAHKAGLVD; the protein is encoded by the coding sequence ATGATCCGAGTACTTGTCGTGGACGACCAGGACCTGGTCCGGGCGGGGCTTCGGTTGCTGATCGACAACACCGACGACCTTCGGGTCGTGGGCGAGGCAAGCGACGGCCGGGAGGCGCTCGCGCTCGCCCGTGAGCACCAGCCGGACGTCGTGCTGATGGACCTGCAGATGCCGGTGATGGGCGGTGTGGAGACGACGGCCGCGATCCGTGCGGACCCGCTGCTGAAGGACACGCCTGTCGTGGTGCTGACGACCTTCGACCACGACGCGGACGTGGTGGACGCCGTCCAGGCGGGCGCGTCGGGATACCTGCTCAAGGATCTCGCCGCCGACGAGCTGCGCGGCGCCATTCGGACCGCCGTGACCGGAGGGGCGCCGATCGCGCCCAAGGTCGCCAAGCTGATGATGCACCGGATCAGCCGGATGCCGTCCCGCAAGGTCCAGGAGGAGACGCTGGCCGGGCTCACCGCGCGCGAGCTCGACATCCTCGCGCACGTCGGCCGGGGACTGTCCAACGAGGAGATCGGTCAGGCACTGTTCCTGAGCCCGGAGACCGCGCGGACCTACGTCAGCCGGCTGCTCGCGAAGCTGGGAGTGCGGGACCGTTCGCAGCTGGTGGTGCTGGCGCACAAGGCCGGACTGGTCGACTGA
- a CDS encoding QsdR family transcriptional regulator, with protein MVVVSAERIVRHAAEQIADGQRVELNGVAAELGLSRATLFRRVGNREQLLGLALAWLSDRSLDLCERRWAEQYGDALHTPEGELRCLKQLEWYGIRAATNTGVRRLLDEEPLLAIRVLTDPFGTVHPGVRQAHARLLRRDAEAGGFTPLLDIDDLAYALVRMAESFFYADVIAGRPARPAEVGRLYRALVLGDAARGPSHES; from the coding sequence GTGGTGGTGGTTTCGGCGGAGCGGATCGTTCGTCACGCGGCGGAACAGATCGCGGACGGTCAGCGCGTGGAGCTGAACGGGGTGGCCGCGGAGCTCGGGTTGTCGCGGGCAACGTTGTTCCGCCGGGTCGGCAACCGCGAGCAGCTGCTCGGGCTCGCGCTCGCCTGGTTGTCCGACCGGTCCCTGGACCTGTGCGAGCGACGCTGGGCCGAGCAGTACGGCGATGCGCTGCACACCCCCGAGGGCGAACTGCGGTGCCTGAAGCAGCTGGAGTGGTACGGGATCCGCGCCGCCACCAACACCGGCGTACGGCGGCTGCTCGACGAGGAACCGCTGCTCGCGATCCGGGTGCTGACCGATCCGTTCGGCACGGTGCACCCCGGCGTACGGCAGGCGCATGCCCGGCTGCTGCGGCGGGACGCCGAGGCGGGTGGCTTCACGCCGCTGCTGGACATCGACGACCTGGCCTACGCGCTGGTCCGGATGGCCGAGTCGTTCTTCTACGCCGACGTGATCGCCGGGCGGCCGGCCCGTCCGGCCGAGGTCGGCAGACTGTACCGGGCTTTGGTGCTCGGTGACGCTGCGCGTGGCCCTTCTCACGAATCGTAG
- a CDS encoding helix-turn-helix transcriptional regulator, with protein MGAKSLIGRTAELSRLGEAITSAAAADADAGGGGGGGVLVVITGDAGIGKSALADRAAALARDEGFLELRCTGIQSETPSGFAALHELLHPVLDRAASLPPRQRQALLGAFGLEDGPAPERLMIHLAVLGLLEELASDRKVVVVVEDLQWLDRSTADAIAFVARRLAANRLLLLVTTRTPADEVDALRSIPALQLDLGPLADDEAARLLDCVAGPMSRSLRERVLREAAGNPLALAELSRVVQDEFPNGSALPVFLPTTRRLEQAFLDQVAGLRPESRTLLLLAAADQGLGVHDLFAAGRALGSGPEAFDAVERSGVVEVSQGVIRFRHPLMRSVVYGAASTSERRSTHRALGGVIGDPVRSVWHRAAAAFAADEELAAELESAAAYAGGRGAQAEASALYERAAALSPDPGERGRRLAAAAENARRAGLTREAVRAVEEALPLADTARVSVQLASTEIVSTLMAGLPLRSEATVTQLLHRLASGDAEERVVLLWAGAVQLALRPQRSGNLQLLVDELESIDLGRPDPLQQIALALLDPPGRAAHLRKLLPPAVTDPRVLLTVGLAAERTQDLGTARAGLLAGYQHLRGTGGTADEAHLLAWLACSRVLTGGVLDGIADGALAERMAADLGLTSVATAAAASGALAQAWRGDATEASRAVERSMAQPVELTWTSTVARSNWAAGLIALQQRRFRDAWTLLSDLSMDRTTMLWAVADLAEAGVRSGKTSEVAEVVAGAEKEAAGFDSAHLCMLVHRSYAVLGTDDPGERFAAAVAQAEECPAALEVGRTQLAYGEWLRRTRRIAAARDQLAAAHHVFDRSGARLWAERAAAELRAAGITPPSGGRRPGSDVAFTPQELQIMRLAAAGLTNKEIADQIYLSHRTVAAHLYKVFPKLGITSRGQLVEALKRLPGGGSD; from the coding sequence GTGGGTGCAAAGTCGTTGATCGGCCGCACGGCCGAGCTGAGTCGCCTGGGTGAGGCGATCACCAGCGCGGCCGCCGCCGACGCCGACGCCGGCGGTGGCGGTGGCGGTGGCGTCCTGGTCGTGATCACCGGTGACGCCGGCATCGGCAAGTCGGCGCTGGCCGACCGGGCCGCGGCGCTGGCCCGCGACGAAGGATTCCTGGAACTGCGGTGCACGGGGATCCAGAGCGAAACGCCGTCCGGGTTCGCGGCGCTGCACGAATTGCTGCACCCGGTTCTCGACCGGGCCGCTTCGCTGCCGCCGCGGCAACGCCAGGCCCTGCTCGGTGCGTTCGGTCTCGAGGACGGTCCCGCACCGGAACGGCTGATGATCCACCTCGCCGTGCTCGGCCTGCTGGAGGAGCTGGCGTCCGACCGCAAGGTCGTGGTGGTTGTCGAGGATCTGCAGTGGCTCGACCGTTCGACCGCCGATGCGATCGCTTTCGTCGCCCGCCGGCTGGCTGCCAACCGTCTTCTGCTGCTGGTCACCACCCGCACGCCCGCGGACGAGGTCGACGCGCTGCGGTCGATCCCGGCCCTCCAGCTGGATCTGGGCCCGCTGGCCGACGACGAGGCGGCTCGGCTGCTGGACTGCGTGGCCGGGCCGATGAGCCGGTCCCTCAGGGAGCGTGTACTGCGTGAGGCGGCGGGCAATCCGCTGGCGCTCGCAGAGCTGTCGAGGGTGGTGCAGGACGAGTTCCCCAACGGGAGTGCGCTGCCGGTGTTCCTGCCGACGACCCGCCGGCTGGAACAGGCCTTCCTCGATCAGGTCGCCGGACTGCGGCCGGAGTCTCGCACGTTGCTGCTGCTGGCCGCCGCGGACCAAGGCCTCGGAGTCCACGATCTGTTCGCGGCCGGCCGAGCGCTCGGATCGGGGCCGGAGGCCTTCGACGCGGTGGAACGCTCCGGCGTTGTCGAGGTCAGCCAAGGGGTGATCCGCTTCCGCCATCCGCTGATGCGCTCGGTCGTGTACGGCGCCGCGTCGACCAGCGAGCGCCGCAGTACGCACCGGGCGCTGGGCGGCGTGATCGGTGACCCGGTCCGCTCGGTGTGGCACCGCGCCGCCGCGGCGTTCGCGGCCGACGAGGAACTGGCCGCGGAGCTGGAATCCGCCGCGGCGTACGCCGGCGGCCGGGGCGCGCAGGCGGAGGCGTCGGCCCTGTACGAGCGCGCGGCGGCGTTGTCACCGGACCCGGGCGAGCGCGGTCGGCGGCTTGCCGCGGCGGCCGAGAACGCACGCCGTGCCGGGCTGACCCGTGAGGCGGTGCGTGCCGTCGAGGAGGCACTGCCGCTGGCCGACACCGCGCGGGTGAGCGTCCAACTGGCCAGCACCGAGATCGTCAGCACGCTGATGGCCGGCCTGCCGCTGCGCAGCGAGGCGACGGTGACGCAGCTTCTGCACCGTCTCGCCAGTGGCGATGCCGAGGAACGGGTGGTGCTGCTGTGGGCCGGTGCGGTTCAGCTCGCGTTGCGGCCCCAGCGTTCCGGCAACCTGCAGCTCCTTGTCGATGAGCTGGAGTCCATCGATCTCGGGCGGCCGGATCCCCTGCAGCAGATCGCGCTGGCGCTGCTGGATCCCCCGGGGCGCGCAGCACACCTGCGCAAGTTGCTGCCTCCCGCCGTGACCGATCCGCGGGTGCTGCTGACGGTCGGGCTGGCAGCCGAGAGAACGCAGGATCTGGGCACCGCGCGCGCCGGACTGCTGGCCGGGTACCAGCATCTGCGCGGTACCGGCGGCACGGCCGACGAGGCGCATCTCCTGGCGTGGTTGGCGTGCAGCCGCGTTCTCACCGGTGGCGTGCTGGACGGAATCGCCGACGGGGCGCTGGCCGAGCGGATGGCCGCCGATCTCGGGCTCACGTCGGTGGCGACGGCGGCTGCTGCTTCCGGCGCTCTCGCGCAGGCCTGGCGGGGCGATGCGACGGAAGCTTCCCGAGCGGTGGAGCGCAGCATGGCTCAGCCGGTGGAGCTAACCTGGACGTCGACGGTTGCCCGAAGCAACTGGGCCGCCGGTCTGATCGCCCTGCAGCAGCGGCGCTTCCGGGATGCGTGGACGCTGCTCAGCGACCTGTCGATGGATCGCACGACGATGCTGTGGGCGGTGGCAGACCTCGCGGAAGCGGGCGTCCGGTCGGGCAAGACCAGCGAGGTCGCCGAGGTGGTGGCCGGTGCCGAGAAGGAGGCCGCCGGTTTCGACTCCGCACACCTGTGCATGCTCGTCCATCGCAGCTACGCCGTTCTCGGCACCGACGATCCTGGCGAACGGTTCGCGGCGGCCGTCGCGCAGGCGGAGGAGTGCCCGGCGGCGCTGGAAGTCGGCCGGACCCAGTTGGCGTACGGCGAATGGCTCCGGCGGACGCGGCGGATCGCCGCGGCGCGGGACCAGCTTGCTGCCGCGCATCACGTGTTCGACCGGTCGGGCGCCCGGCTGTGGGCAGAACGCGCCGCGGCGGAGTTGCGGGCCGCGGGCATCACGCCGCCGTCGGGAGGTCGGCGACCGGGCAGCGACGTGGCGTTCACGCCGCAGGAGTTGCAGATCATGCGGCTCGCGGCGGCGGGGCTGACCAACAAGGAGATCGCCGACCAGATCTACCTGTCGCACCGGACGGTCGCGGCGCATCTGTACAAGGTGTTCCCGAAGCTGGGCATCACCAGCCGGGGGCAGTTGGTCGAGGCGCTGAAGCGGCTGCCGGGTGGCGGCTCGGACTGA
- a CDS encoding putative immunity protein: METPEVLTIELSLPELREITAYAVACAEPALVVFERDCPDDPRPRAVLDEARTFVAGGSRTKALRVTALAAHRAAKSAREAGRAAAADAARAAGHAGASAYLHPLAKATQVLHILGSAAHTARALELDAGDDHAVGTAYVETARTLAGAVVTDVLSRYPAAPPGGGRAGELLRILDASLREPPAAGR, encoded by the coding sequence ATGGAGACTCCCGAAGTTCTGACGATCGAGCTCAGCCTGCCGGAGCTGCGCGAGATCACCGCGTACGCCGTCGCCTGCGCGGAGCCGGCCCTGGTCGTCTTCGAGCGTGACTGTCCTGACGATCCGCGCCCCCGCGCGGTGCTCGACGAAGCCCGCACGTTCGTCGCCGGAGGCAGCCGGACGAAGGCGCTCCGGGTGACCGCGCTGGCGGCGCACCGGGCAGCGAAGTCGGCCCGCGAGGCAGGACGTGCTGCCGCGGCTGATGCGGCTCGCGCCGCCGGTCACGCAGGCGCATCGGCGTACCTGCATCCGCTGGCGAAGGCCACCCAGGTCCTGCACATCCTGGGCTCCGCGGCCCACACCGCCCGGGCGCTGGAACTGGACGCCGGCGACGACCACGCCGTCGGCACCGCGTACGTCGAGACGGCCCGGACCCTCGCCGGCGCCGTCGTCACCGACGTCCTGTCCCGCTACCCGGCCGCACCTCCCGGCGGCGGGCGCGCCGGGGAGCTGTTGCGCATCCTGGACGCATCGCTGCGCGAACCACCCGCCGCCGGCCGTTGA
- a CDS encoding ABC transporter substrate-binding protein translates to MIARRVLGLLPVLTLTVACGATVEGTDQPAGSTVTVKNCGQEQTYAVPQRPVAYDVSGTEKMFALGLADRMRGYVVNKIFDPALSDSPWKGDYRKVERLGDARITREIVVNAKADWVLAGWGAGFSDDRGITPQLLGRLGINSYVHTETCFGYGPAPVAMPPLEALYADLGNLGRIFGVQDRSDRLVAGLRRRFEAVRSTAPSGPGARVFVYDSGTDSPYTAGRYAAPNDVISAAGGVNVMADLDQDWTSVGWEAVTGRRPEVIVVVDYADQPAAAKIAFLKKQPALRTVPAVRDNRFLVLSIGELVSGPRNADAAEKLAEYLRSIGR, encoded by the coding sequence ATGATCGCCCGCCGCGTTCTCGGCCTGCTGCCCGTCCTCACCCTCACGGTGGCCTGCGGGGCCACCGTCGAAGGAACCGATCAACCGGCCGGATCGACGGTCACCGTGAAGAACTGCGGGCAGGAGCAGACGTACGCCGTCCCGCAGCGGCCGGTCGCGTACGACGTCAGCGGCACGGAGAAGATGTTCGCGCTGGGCCTGGCCGACCGGATGCGCGGCTACGTCGTCAACAAGATCTTCGATCCGGCGCTGAGCGACTCGCCGTGGAAGGGCGACTACCGCAAGGTCGAGCGTCTCGGCGATGCCCGGATCACCCGGGAGATCGTGGTGAACGCCAAGGCCGACTGGGTCCTGGCGGGGTGGGGTGCCGGGTTCTCCGACGACCGGGGGATCACCCCGCAGCTGCTCGGCCGGCTCGGCATCAACAGCTACGTGCACACCGAGACGTGCTTCGGCTACGGCCCGGCTCCCGTCGCGATGCCACCGCTGGAGGCGCTCTACGCCGACCTCGGCAATCTCGGCCGCATCTTCGGCGTCCAGGACCGCTCGGACCGGCTGGTCGCCGGGCTGCGTCGCCGGTTCGAGGCTGTCCGGAGTACGGCGCCGAGCGGTCCTGGGGCTCGGGTCTTCGTGTACGACTCCGGCACCGACAGCCCGTACACCGCCGGCCGGTACGCCGCGCCGAACGACGTGATCAGTGCGGCCGGCGGCGTCAACGTGATGGCCGACCTCGACCAGGACTGGACCTCGGTCGGCTGGGAGGCGGTCACCGGCCGGCGCCCCGAGGTGATCGTTGTCGTCGACTACGCCGACCAGCCCGCCGCCGCCAAGATCGCCTTCCTCAAGAAGCAGCCGGCGCTGCGGACCGTGCCGGCGGTCCGCGACAACCGCTTCCTCGTGCTGAGCATCGGGGAACTGGTCAGCGGTCCCCGCAACGCCGACGCCGCCGAGAAGCTCGCCGAGTACCTCCGCTCCATCGGCCGCTGA